In one Alnus glutinosa chromosome 14, dhAlnGlut1.1, whole genome shotgun sequence genomic region, the following are encoded:
- the LOC133856821 gene encoding two-component response regulator 24-like, with product MEKTLTALVVDDGLVNQMIHRRLLDALGIQNQVVGNGKEAVDVHSSGKSFDLILMDKDMPVMNGIEATRKLRAMGIRSLIAGVSAGSEEQEKQEFIEAGLDDYQEKPLSTTKLASILHKLKKDG from the exons ATGGAGAAAACTTTAACTGCTCTTGTTGTGGATGATGGCCTTGTAAATCAAATGATTCACCGCAGACTCTTGGACGCTCTAGGCATACAAAATCAGGTGGTGGGGAATGGCAAAGAAGCCGTTGATGTCCACTCTTCAGGAAAAAGCTTTGACCTGATTTTGATGGACAAGGATATGCCTGTCATGAATGGGATTGAG GCAACGAGAAAACTCCGCGCTATGGGGATTCGTAGTTTGATTGCGGGTGTATCGGCAGGCTCAGAAGAGCAAGAAAAACAAGAGTTCATAGAAGCAGGCCTGGATGACTATCAAGAGAAGCCTTTGTCTACCACTAAGCTCGCTTCAATCCTCCATAAGCTCAAAAAGGATGGTTGA
- the LOC133856822 gene encoding S-protein homolog 1-like: MITHTSLMVFLLVLASLICLGKTFHLQVVSELTGGHLLFVQCTINDDDLGIQYLRAGENVSWPIKISLKDTVLFSCDIRKNKGHARVTVLFAEIYSDINFWLLEKCNWETCSWIAKDDGIYLRNIPERSDDRTQHWEPKPYCIDHNNC; this comes from the coding sequence ATGATAACTCACACGAGCTTAATGGTCTTCTTACTTGTTTTGGCGTCTCTGATATGTTTGGGAAAAACATTCCATTTGCAAGTTGTTAGTGAATTGACCGGCGGACATTTGTTGTTCGTTCAGTGCACTATCAATGACGATGATCTGGGCATTCAATATCTTCGGGCCGGGGAGAATGTCTCTTGGCCTATAAAAATAAGCTTGAAAGATACAGTGCTTTTCTCTTGCGACATTCGCAAGAACAAAGGTCATGCAAGAGTCACTGTGCTTTTCGCGGAGATTTATAGTGATATAAATTTTTGGCTTCTTGAAAAATGTAACTGGGAGACTTGCAGTTGGATTGCAAAAGACGATGGAATTTACTTGCGAAACATCCCAGAAAGATCTGATGATAGAACTCAACACTGGGAACCGAAACCATATTGTATTGATCATAATAATTGTTAA
- the LOC133856823 gene encoding two-component response regulator 24-like — MALLASAPFHLTADGGCTTRSQSLRLSSLASQYFQALLLDALGIQNHVVGNGKEAVDVHSSGKSFDLILMDMDMPVMNGIEATRKLRAMGIRSLIAGVSACTEEQEKQEFIEAGLDDYQEKPLSATKLASILHKLKNDG, encoded by the exons ATGGCGCTTCTGGCTTCAGCTCCGTTCCATCTG ACGGCCGACGGTGGATGCACAACCAGATCTCAGTCTCTTAGACTCAGTTCTCTCGCCTCTCAGTATTTTCAAgcttt ACTCTTGGACGCTCTAGGCATACAAAATCATGTGGTGGGGAATGGCAAAGAAGCCGTTGATGTCCACTCTTCAGGAAAAAGCTTTGACCTGATTTTGATGGACATGGATATGCCTGTCATGAATGGGATTGAG GCAACGAGAAAACTCCGCGCTATGGGGATTCGTAGTTTGATTGCGGGTGTATCGGCATGCACAGAAGAGCAAGAAAAACAAGAGTTCATAGAAGCAGGCCTGGATGACTATCAAGAGAAGCCTTTGTCTGCCACTAAGCTCGCTTCAATCCTCCATAAG